The Aedes albopictus strain Foshan chromosome 2, AalbF5, whole genome shotgun sequence region GTGGGTCGAAGATTTGGGCGATGTATGACATCACTTTCCGCTTTGTTAGTACCGCAGCCGGTGGTGGCAGTTGGACCTTGAACCGTAATGTGTCGGTTCTCGGTTCCCACACAAGACCCAGAGTGGAAACGGCCTGCTCGTCCTGGAGATCGTGCAGTGGTTGTAGGGCCAGGTCTTCCGTTGGAACACCGGCGAGAACTTCCGGAACGTTCGATGCCCACTTCTTGATTGGGAAGCCAGCAGTGTTGAGCATAGACGTCACTTGTTCCCGCACTTGAATGGCTGATTCCACATCGTCAGCTCCAGACAGCAGGTCATCGACGTAGCAGTCGTGAATCACTGGGTCTACAGCAGCTGGATACAGATGTCCGTTATCGTGAGCTATCTGCTGCAGAGTTCTCGTGGCGAGATACGGGGCAGAGGCAGTACCGTAGGTCACTGTCTGCAATTCGTAGGTGGATATTGGATCGCTGGGGCTCTCACGTAAGCGGATTCGTAGAAATCTGCGATCCTCGGGGAAGTGCAGCATCTGCCGATACATTTTCTCTACGTCGGCGACGATAGCAATGcggcgaatgcggaaacgcagAATAATTGAGTACAGGTCTTCCTGTACGACTGGACCGACCAAAAGCGTGTCGTTCAGCGAATATCCGGACGACGTCTTGCACGAAGCGTCAAAAACGACTCTGACCTTCGTTGTTGTGCTAGACTCTTTGAAGACGGCATGGTGTGGGATGTAGCAATGGGGTTGACTATCATCTACCGGTTCTTCGAGCTTCTTCATGTGTCCAAGCTGGAGGTATTCGTCCATGAAGCGGTGGTACGCGTCCATGGTAGCAGGATCACGTTCGAGACGCCGCTCGACACTCAGAAGACGGCGATCTGCGATTTCCTTGGAGCTTCCTAGGACAACCATTGGATTGTCGGTTCGAGGAAGACTGACGATATACCTCCCTGATGGATCACGAGTTGTAGTTGCTGCGTAGTGCTCTTCACACCGGTTCTCTTCCACCGACCGCGCAGGACCGTCGGAAATGTCCTCGATTTCCCAGAACCGTTGGAGGGTGGCTTCTAGGGGATCATCTTTCGTAGAAAGGTTACAGATCCGAGGGATACAGTTGTATTGGCTTGATGCGGTCCCAGCGACGGCCCATCCGAATGGCGTTTCAGTCAGCCATGGAAGTCCGTCTCCTAACGGAATCTTCCGACCACTATGGAGCTCCCAGAAGGCTTCACTTCCGATGACAAGATCTATCCTTCCTGGGACGTGGAATTGGGGGTCCGCTAGGGCAACCTTCGGGATATTCCACGACGAAATGTTGATCGGAATGGTCGGCAGCTGTGCCGAAGGATTCTTGAGGATGAGAAACTCCAACTTCGTCGAAAACTCCTGTGTTCTCGATTGGATTGTGGCGGTTATTGCACTTTTCACGTTCTGCGTGGAGAGACCGATACCTGCTATGGATATGTCCACCTTCGACCGGGGGTTGAAGAGTAGCTTCGCTAATGGCTTCGAAATGAAGTTGGACATGGAGGCCGAGTCCAACAAGGCCCTCGCCTGGTGCTCATTGCCGTGGTCATCGATCACGTTGAGGACAACCGTTTCCAACAAAACCGTGTTGCATGCAGTTTGGGCTGCCATGCTGACTTGGGGAGGAGCGGAGCTCTGGGATTCTACACTTGTGGATGGAGACGGTTGCTGAGTAGAAGTTGATGATGACACGGAGGAACTCGGCGACTTCGATAGAGCAGGATCGTGCAGTAACGAGTGATGTTTCTCACGACACGTGCGACAAGTGAACTTCGACGAACACTTCTTTGATTGATGCCCGCTGCCCAAACAATTCCAGCACAACCGCTTCTGCGTTACGAGCTCTCGGCGAAGGCGTACATCCTTCCCAAGGAAGATGGGACAGTTGCGTAGAACGTGATTGTCGGGACACGACAGGGGACATGTTGGCGTTGTATTGGAGGATGCAGCGGCGCTGGCTGCGAACTTGATTTTGGCGGACTTCGGGGTGGTCCCGGCCACCTTTGACGGCGACGCCGGCTGCTGATGATGCTCGTAGCCGACGGAATTCAGCACTCGCACACGTTGGTAGAGGAACTCCaccagctcgtcgtatttgacatCATCCTGCGTACTTGTCTTCTCCTCCCAGGCTCGCAAAGTGGATTGGTCCAGCTTGTACGACATAATATTCACCAACGGCGTATCCCAATGCTCCACGGGTTCGTTGAGTTTGGCCAGGGCCCGTACATGGCGCTGGAAATCGTCGACCAGGCTGTGGAGGCGTTTAGCAGATTCCTGCTTCACCGTTGGCAAATCGTAGAGTGCCCGGAACAGTTGACGCTTGAGACACCGACGGTTGTCGTATCTCTTGAGCAAAGCGTCCCAAGTGCAAGCGTAATTGTCGGCTTCGATTTCGACGGATTCGAAGGGTTTCTTCGCTTCCCCTTCGAGTGACTGCAACAGATATTGCAGTTTGGCGACTGTTGGTATGTCCGCATTGGAGTGGACCATGGACGAGAATGTGTCCCGAAACGACAACCAACGTGAAAAATCGCCATTGAAACGTGGTAGGTCGATCTGCGGTAAGCGGAGGTGGAAGGGGGCTGGTTGTGCGGCGAAGGACGAGTTCAACTGGGCCGGGGCAGCATCGGTGGGGCGTTTAGACAGCAAATACCCCTTCGCTGCGCAATATCGATGCTCGAAATCCACTCTTTCCGTCAGATGTGCCTCCAGATTCTCCGGATCCAGCCGTTCGATGGTATCTTGCACATCCGAAAAGGCAACATTCACTCGGTCTAGGGTCTCGATTCTCACTTGCACTTGACACCTGTCCCGCACTGCTTCGAAGTCTCTAACGAACTTCTCAACAGCGTCTCGAATGGCGGTTAACGACTGCCGCTGGACCAATTTGTCCGTAAGGATTTTGTCGTCCTTCGGAGCCATTGTTGGCGAGCACACAAACGGAAAACGTACGGAAACGGTAGCAAATCGATTACGAATCTCCTTCCCGACGCGAGCTACTCGTTTCTTCGCGAAACCGAACCGGCGAGGCGCAAATACACTATCGAACGATCAAATCCTTCCCGTCGCGGTGTATTGGCCTTCGCGGCGAAAATTGCGACGGGAAAGGGATGTTTAATCGAACGAATGCTCCTTCCCGTCGCGAACAAACCCAATCCTACGCGGAACGCAATCAAGGGCGCGAACGGATTCCACTTGAGTTGCGCACCGTCTCCCACCAATTGCCACAATGActtgaaaaaatcgaaaaagtcacccaactttcATCAACCaattgaaccaaatttcaaaTTGGTTGGAATTATCTTTCACTAAATTTCTTAAATGCTACTGCAAGCCACATGCATAGAAAATGGAAAGAACTCACCGGGTTTTGTTGCTTCGATGGTTCTTCCAACCCCAGCGGCGGTATTTGTATCACCACCAACCGCAACGAGTATGGTGCAGCAGCGGCGGGGCAACGGGGTAACTTCACCAGCGTCGAAAATGGCTTCGATGACGATGGCAATCGTGGGGGTCAATCACCTTCCTGGATGACCACGAGTCGCAAGATGGCCACGATGAAATCTCCACACAGCACAGAGTAGTATCCGCCTTGATACTCTCCCAAGCGCAGAAGTTTTGCACTAACACACAATTTCACCCACCGGCGGCGGGGCTTTCGCACTGTAATCCGATTGCACGGGCTAATTGATTAGCTATCACGCGCGCGCGAATCGTTCGTTCCACTCACTGTCACTGAGGTGTACCCGCCTTGGTACAACCTCCAAGCGCGATGGCGCTTTTGTGCCAATGTACAATGGCACCGCACAATTGACCAACGTGGTCAGTAATTTGGTCTATTACCGACACTTTTACGCACTTTTCGACCGCGGTATGGGCttcgatccggctcgaaggaccaaaaaatgTTCGAGCGCGAACTATGCACGGAATCGAAGGGCTTTCTTCGCTGCCGTAGCAGCCACCGAAACGCGCGGAAAAGTCCGGTATTACAAACGCAGAATCACTGACCGGGGGCTTGGGTCGCCACAAGCCCTTTGCGTGCACAAGTTCTTCAACCAGAGGTCGTTGTACGCTCGTCCACCTTCTCACTAAGGTCGGACTGAGACACTTGACACGGAATTGCCTAAGTGCCTTGGTAACGGGGTACTTAGAATAAGATTCTTAATCGAATCACCACCGCACCACAACGAAACGGCTAAGTGTCGTGGTAACCGACAACTTAGAAAAAACGACCCGAATTGAACTGCACCAAAACGCGCAAAGTCCCTTGGTAACGGGGGACTGTGTGTGACCGTGATAAAGCGACGACACAGAAAACGACCGTAGGTACGTTTCGTTTGAGATTCTATTTGGTACTGATGTTTGGCTATATACAATATATACAATAATGCAAATTTCTCCTACCTACTCAATAGTCCACAGAAGGTGGACAATGGCTAGCGTGCGCGTAGCGCTCTCTTCTCGCAATCTCTTGAGAGATATTATTTGTTTGAATAGGGTTGTGTATGATGTTCAGGTATAACAGTTTGAGATActaaacaaattcaattaaacttAAACTAAATCATTTGGTTGGATGGGTCCGGCTCCAacaacggtcgtttcgttgtgaatttaggtaatgcatAATTTTGTTTACCTAgtgtgccgggaatggggtcaaaaaccctaaaCTGAAATAAATATTGTtgtagaaactaccgattccatagtaaaattactaaccgtacctatgattctcaaccgacaacaattttcagttaattccactaaaacactgtcaacttaactagcagccCTACTAACAAAATAAGCTGTATAACAGCTTATAGAGCAAACGCTTTTGGAAGAAAGTTCTTATAAACTCTTATGCAACAAAAATGTTAGCTGggagtgcagttaacattaccaaaaataattttaatttaacgaatgagcattgtatttttaaccatactgtgttgtaaaatgcgtgtccaggaaaaaaataacaatgttttgttgttgagacggcTGTGCTTTTAGTTGAACTTACTACAAtgtattgtaatttcaagcatatttcagttaccttaacagattttgttgtcggttgagaatcataggtacggttagtaattttactatggaatcggtagtttccacaacaaaatttattttagtGTATACAATATTGTACACTCAAAATa contains the following coding sequences:
- the LOC115268018 gene encoding uncharacterized protein LOC115268018, coding for MAPKDDKILTDKLVQRQSLTAIRDAVEKFVRDFEAVRDRCQVQVRIETLDRVNVAFSDVQDTIERLDPENLEAHLTERVDFEHRYCAAKGYLLSKRPTDAAPAQLNSSFAAQPAPFHLRLPQIDLPRFNGDFSRWLSFRDTFSSMVHSNADIPTVAKLQYLLQSLEGEAKKPFESVEIEADNYACTWDALLKRYDNRRCLKRQLFRALYDLPTVKQESAKRLHSLVDDFQRHVRALAKLNEPVEHWDTPLVNIMSYKLDQSTLRAWEEKTSTQDDVKYDELVEFLYQRVRVLNSVGYEHHQQPASPSKVAGTTPKSAKIKFAASAAASSNTTPTCPLSCPDNHVLRNCPIFLGKDVRLRRELVTQKRLCWNCLGSGHQSKKCSSKFTCRTCREKHHSLLHDPALSKSPSSSVSSSTSTQQPSPSTSVESQSSAPPQVSMAAQTACNTVLLETVVLNVIDDHGNEHQARALLDSASMSNFISKPLAKLLFNPRSKVDISIAGIGLSTQNVKSAITATIQSRTQEFSTKLEFLILKNPSAQLPTIPINISSWNIPKVALADPQFHVPGRIDLVIGSEAFWELHSGRKIPLGDGLPWLTETPFGWAVAGTASSQYNCIPRICNLSTKDDPLEATLQRFWEIEDISDGPARSVEENRCEEHYAATTTRDPSGRYIVSLPRTDNPMVVLGSSKEIADRRLLSVERRLERDPATMDAYHRFMDEYLQLGHMKKLEEPVDDSQPHCYIPHHAVFKESSTTTKVRVVFDASCKTSSGYSLNDTLLVGPVVQEDLYSIILRFRIRRIAIVADVEKMYRQMLHFPEDRRFLRIRLRESPSDPISTYELQTVTYGTASAPYLATRTLQQIAHDNGHLYPAAVDPVIHDCYVDDLLSGADDVESAIQVREQVTSMLNTAGFPIKKWASNVPEVLAGVPTEDLALQPLHDLQDEQAVSTLGLVWEPRTDTLRFKVQLPPPAAVLTKRKVMSYIAQIFDPLGLVGPTIVVAKLFMQRLWALKHNGETCEWDSPLPIKLQQEWKEFHSELHMLGEVRVPRFASLSNVINLQLHFFSDASKGAYGSCCYVRAETRDGVSVQLLTAKSKVAPLSSRHSIARLELCAARLSTQLFQKVLAALKIPAPAYFWTDSTTVLHWLRSPPSRWKAFVANRVSQIQHAVAVSRWKHVPGIENPADDISRGLNPIDILQCKRWWNGPDWLTLSPANWPNLLPADEDVEASTEEMRKVPVVSMGVVQSGFHDELFARFSSFSKLRRVIAFCLRYLRSLQERAMLRRTDPEKYNQLTLNDGEVTPLTSGELQTAEVHLCRLAQRQSFAEELSDLASGERVTKASALKWLKPFVDQNGLIRVGGRLRNAALSDFVKHPIVLSAKHPLSTLLASFFHLKLLHAGPQLLLATLRQKYWILGGRNLTKSVFHHCHTCFRSKPTLVQQSTADLPASRVSPTRPFSVCGVDYCGPFFIKPTVRNRAPTKAYVAVFVCFATRAVHIELVSDLTTAAFLAALRRVVARRGRIAELHSDNATTFKGASHALNRIYQMLKVDNADRDRIFNWCSENEIRWKFIPPRAPHFGGLWEAAVKSAKKHLLKIVGNSSIAYEPMVTLLAQVEMCLNSRPLTPMPSEPSDLEVLTPGHFLVGSNLQMVPEADLRETPDNRLESYELVQKHLQNIWARWYPEYLQQLQSRATKGCNPPVVVEVDRIVVIKEDNVPPASWPLGRITKLHPGKDGVVRVVTLRTAPGKDIVRAVAKIALLPSPDPSL